A genomic window from Vitis riparia cultivar Riparia Gloire de Montpellier isolate 1030 chromosome 16, EGFV_Vit.rip_1.0, whole genome shotgun sequence includes:
- the LOC117933230 gene encoding uncharacterized protein LOC117933230 — MEDDDFLPTTAPTTNAKKDSSDASVFGKGQYKFWALAAILLLTFWSMFTGTFTLRWSASNLNHISDDFDSHIHDDLDVLEMEEREKVVKHMWDVYTNSRRGRLPRFWQEAFEAAYEDLANDDPDVRVDFFHAKSGANYMSKEADRISKTLA; from the exons ATGGAGGATGATGATTTCCTTCCGACAACGGCGCCGACCACAAATGCGAAGAAAGATAGCTCAGATGCGAGCGTTTTTGGGAAGGGTCAGTACAAGTTCTGGGCGTTGGCAGCGATTCTGCTCCTTACTTTCTGGTCTATGTTCACCGGCACCTTTACTCTCCGGTGGTCCGCCAGCAACCTCAACCATATTTCCGACGACTTCGACTCCCACATCCACGACGATCTCGATGTTCTGGAAATGGAGGAGAGGGAGAAGGTGGTGAAGCACATGTGGGATGTGTACACCAACAGCCGACGGGGAAGATTGCCGAGATTCTGGCAGGAGGCATTCGAGGCTGCGTACGAGGACTTGGCGAATGACGACCCTGATGTTCGAGTGGatttttttcatgcaaaatcCGGTGCAAACTATATG TCCAAAGAGGCTGATCGGATCTCCAAAACCCTAGCCTAG